The Rosa chinensis cultivar Old Blush chromosome 7, RchiOBHm-V2, whole genome shotgun sequence DNA segment attttgggtcacttttcggtggcatatccacatctcgactgttcagtttttaggtactagtgtatagatcgtctctgtaaattttcaaccaaaatgatgatcgttaagacattgataattgtcttaaagctagtacggttcaggttgatagattcagtccgtccattaaTTTAaccgagttagataccttaacaatcatcaatttgattgaaaatttgcagagatggagagattattcagagcaccgccgtgcacttgcaccaacataaatgaatggttagattgcattaaatacactttttgtttattaaaaataaagttgataataaatatcaagggttgagattattttataagggttgggtcacttacaccgtcggtgcatagaataatttccagtagagatgatctatacactggtacctaaaaactgaacggtcgagatgtggatatctgactgaaaagtgaccaaaatcttgaacttcacacgttaatttcaaagcggagctccgctctggataggatgtgtgtgtatgtgtgtatatatataattacaaaCAACCTTTCCATTGagattccttcttcttcttcatttttttttaaattaaatcaaCAACTCATATGTAGCAATTAGCTTATTGTGAGTTAGACTCACGACATTCCACTTACAAATGAAAAACTTAATGACTTATGTCATTAGACCAATTTGTATGCATGCTCATTTTGGCAATCCAAGCATCCGTGTCTTGACATCTATTAATATATCTTGTCTGCAACAATTAACTGAGCTAAAACGAAAATCATATAGCTGTTTATTAGCTTGAATTACCCTTTATAATACTGAATACTTAGTATTAGGAACATTGAGTTCGTCTACTTGTTTAATTCAAGTACCACAAAAGTTCCAAATTTCGATTCACTTTTTGGCAAAATGATCTATGAATATGGAGGACAGTTCAAATCAAAATAGCTAGTATGTTCGTAAATAGATAATATATATAATCTTCAGTATTATAACCATTTTATATAACGACATGTTTTCAGGTGTATGACATCCAACCGACTACGCAATTTGAGTTTGGAGATGTATGTCAACATTTATTGGGGTCATATATCCGTGATGTAAAGGATGTTCTAGGAGATGGCCATTGCGGTTTTAGAGCTATAGCATCATTTATGGGTTACGGTGAAGACTCTGGATGGGTGAAAGTGCGGAATGACTTAAGAAATGAGCTTATGCTTTACTCGGCTTACTATGAACTACTCCTTGGGGATCGAAGCGTTGTTAATGAGCTACTTCATAGATTGAAGTATGATGAGATTCCTTGTCCAGAGGAGCACTGGATGCGCATTCCCGACATGGGGCATGTTATTGCGTCTTATTATAATGTTGTACTCGTGCATCTGTCTTCTGATCAGTGCTTTACATTCTTCCCATTAAGAACTTACCCCTTTTCAACATCACCACCTAAAGAGATTGTTATTGGATTTGTCAGAGGACATTTTGTGCAGGTATACTATGTCGTTTTACTGTTTTGAattgtatattttctttagtagTCATGTGTATTATTTATCTTGTGCAGGTATATTTGGAAGCAGGTCATCCAATGCCTCCACCTCCAGCCCGCACCAAAAAATATCATGATGTAGCATCGGACTGGTGGGAAGAATTTCACCTACAACGTTCCACAGAATGGGCAAATCTATACTCCGGTCGCTTAGAGTATTTCAAATCCTCCTCCCAGCCCGAGATCGTGTCACAAAAGAATCCAATTGTGCTTGATTGATTCTTTGCCTTCTGTAGACAATATGTATTACTATTTTGATTCTTTGCAAGGCTCGGGATTGAACCCTTATCCCATTTCCTAATTACAGAAGTATCATAACTACAAGACGTGTAACTtgtttgttcttctttgttAGAATTGCCCCGCAGCATTGTTATTGGAAAATTTGAGGACCATTTGTGGGTAACATGAATATCCTTTAGTGCATGATGTTCCATAAAGGGCAAGGCTAGGAGTGGTACGATCGATCTGATTGTGATTATATCTTACTTTGTAACATCGTCGTTGTTATAATGATACATGATTAGTATCTAGATAATTAAAATTTGACATGAATAATTATGCGGTAATTCGGATCAGAGGACTGCGATATGAGCACGATTTGGAAAGAATGGTATCAAGGAGACAAGGACTAACTTGTTATACAACCGGCTGTACGAATTTGAAATGCTCGGTTGGATAAAGCAACAAAATGACTTGCTTTTGGTTGTTTTGCACATCCCGGGTGATGTGGTCCTTTTAGATGGTGGAAAACAGCGTCCCAAGTATCCCTACTCTTTTTGTCAGTTGCATCATTCAACATCAAGAATATATAGAACCGAGACTTCCTCACCATGACCATCGATTGATATTTGAAATGAATAGCTATTTAATGAAGAATTATATTAAAATTGAATAcccagtattttttttttttgttctgtatGTTCTGCAGAAACTTTCTTTCATCACTCAGTCCTAGACTTTTACTTGGAAGAAGGTTATGGTCTAAAATGTTCATGTTACTAATCTGGCAATCTTCTAGATAAAGCTAAACTAAATTGCTGATCGAGATTGATGCTTTGAAACTACTTGAAAgatgaaaacaataaaaactgAACTAATTAGCGAATAACCACAAACCCTTACCTGTCACAAATAATGATTCTCCACAACCTAAAATAATGGGGTGAAATTTTATTTGCTTCATATGTAGAGGAAAGTAACATACAGACTGCAGGGTCTAAATTGGGTGTGGTGGCCAACACATCGTGCTTAAGGTTTCCTGTCTATCAGAGTATCTCTTAATTCTACAGAAATGCTTCAAGTGTATATGTCATAGGAAAATTACAAAATTGTAGAGAGGCCCCTAAACCTTGGGAACAGCAAAAAGTTTTACCAGTTAATAAAAGGTAAGATGTATAACTAAGTATGCATAATAATAATGACGTTGATAGACACCAGTAAGTAACAAGATCAAAATTAGTTAGGATCTACAACATTCAGAAGCAACATTTGGGatgagaacaaaaaaaatataccaAGAGAAAAAGGCAACTAATTCAACATACACCAATGGGCGATCAAGTATTCTtaccaaactaaaaaaaaaaaagccacacacacacacacacaagcacAAGCACAAGCACAGGTATAAATTTCACCAATGGCatgaagtaaaaataaaaaaaagttataCCTGTTATTAAATGCCTTAACGCATAAACTTAAAATCCTTCATATTAGCAGCAGCTTCTCTTTCACCCTATTTCTTGCAGGAACCTATGCTTAACAATGCATATTTAGAGTTGCATATCTCTCAGTTACCCAAAGACGAAGAAATCCCTCTAAAGTTCATGCCACTAAAACTCTTCCAGAAAAAAGCAAGAATTATGTAAATGTGAATATTGTTGTATATAATTCATCACTTTGGTTAGAAAGTCATCTACCAAGGCCCTAAATCAATTGGTTATATAGAAATACACCAGTAGGTTGTGGTAGTAAGTAAAACCAGCCAAAAGACATAGCTCCATCTATCCATGCAAATCCACATATCCTATGCTTGCTCCAAACTAACTAGCAAGAGTCTAAATATTAATAATTCTAAGCAAAACATGTTCCATTATAGGGGTCACTATTACCTCTCTATGCTTAGTTAATAAACTAGAGTCAAATCTGAGCAAGCAAAGGCAATAAAAGAGAGGTTCAATAAGCAACAGACACATGTAGAAACATCAAATTTATTGACATAGAGATAAAAAGCTAGGTACATAATGAGTAAAGCAGATAAAACCCAAAGCCATTAACCAGTTCAAGAGTACTAAAGCCATATATCCActagagggaaaaaaaaattattactagAAATTGACATTAAGTCCTGGAGCTGAGGCTTGGATTACTGATTCTGTACGCCCTGGTATGTGAAATCCATTCTGTGAGGACAGACCAAAGCAGTATGCCCTGCTTCATTGCAAATTTGACACTGATTTGAACTCCACTGAGCATCAGCAAACGGCGGAAACTGATACTGATTCCTTGCTCTCAATGCCGCCTCCTCCTCCAGCAAAAGCACATAGAACCCATCCAATGACAGAGGCTCAGTCCTCACCGCCAGCGAAGCCCGAAAAGGATTGTACTCAGTAGGCAACCCCCTCATAGCATGAACAATCATCTCCGCATCATCAACCACCACATCAAACCCCTTAAGCCTGTCCCTAATTTCTTCAATTCTCTGCACATAAGCATGAACCGAGTCGCTTCCCTTGGTGCTCCTCTCCAAATCGGACCTGTATTTCGTGATGTGGAAGTTCAACAGAGACGAGCAATTCTCCTCCAGCTTCAGCCAGAGCTCTCTGGCCGTGTCGCAGCCGATGATGTGGGAGAGAGCCGAGTTGGAGAGAGTGGCGTGGATCAGCACCATCACGCCGGCGTCGTGCGCCATCCAGGTCTCGTAGCTCGGGCTGATCGCGACCGTCGGTTCTCCGGCGTCGTTCGGGAGGAACTTCTCCGGCGGCATGATGGAGCCGTCGACGTAGCCGAGGAGATTGTGAGCTTTGAACATGGTGGTCATCAGAAACTTCCAGATGGTGAAGTTGGAGGAGTCGAGTCTTACGGGTATGAGACTGGAGATGGAGGCGTAGACAACGTCCGGCGTCTTAGGATAGCCGGAGGTCGGTGACGGAGCGGCGGCCATTGCAGAACTGGTGGTGGTCTTCGCTCTGTGGCTCCCTGATTTCTTCAATTTgcttaaaaaccctaaaacttgaCCAAGCCCAACTAGAAATGAGGAGGTTTCCAAATGGGGGGTTTTGTGACACGTGGAGGGGTAAAGATGGAAAAGTACAATTGAAACTGAGATGAAACGGTGCCGTTTGGGCTCAAATAAGTTGCAGATACGTGGCAGGAAAGACGTAAAATTGAAGAATGAAAAATCTTCTCGGCGGTCACAGACTCAATTAACGGTGAGTTCTCTGGTGCTTAATTCCTCTCTGTTTCTACTGGGTGTTAATTTTTGCAGCTGTTAATCTTTGTGTTTCTGATTTCAATGGAGTTTATGTATGAACTTGAGTAGATAATGCTTCCATCTAAACCTTTAATTGTTGTCATTTAATTTTAGGTGAATGCATTCCTCTTCTGCTGATAATCATACTGtgtttgattttctgggtttttgtccTAAAGTTTCAATTTTCCTGTTTCTAGTCCTTTCTGAGTTGCAAGATATTTAGTTTCATCTATAAAGGCTCTCCCTTTGGCAGCATTACACATGTTCTTCATTTTAAaggctcaattttttttttgttggtaaaTAGAATTTGAGTTTTTCGTATGGTTTTTGATCAGTTAGAAGTGGTGTAAAATGCAGGTGGATCTTTTAAGTGGTGGAGATTGGAGTGGGAAGATTCACTTGACTTGGATAAGTTATAGCGTCACTCAATATGATATATCCCTGCAAAGTCAATATAACATTGCAAATATATCCCCCAGCCATCTTTCTGCATATGAGAGATTCCATGTTTCCTTTGTTAGAAGCACAAATGTCAGCATAGATGCCTAGTTCCTCTACAATTTGAAGGCTTTATGAGTGCTTTGGACCATGTAAGTTGTTCATTCTTCTAACTAGTCTTCCAATCGAATTCTCTGAAGTAATTTTGTTTCATGTCACAAGTCGATGAAAGTTAGTAGGCAAAGTTCCTTACCCCTCCAATGCCAAAATATTACCCCCTACTtaccatttttttgttttttttttgtttcactcTTAAAGCAATACTCTTTGATAAAAGGATTATAGTTTTGATCGGTTGTCTGAACTTTAAATGAGTCTTCAAAATAAATTTCTATGATGCCTGTTTGATTTCAGTATTATCAAGGATAGTGATATGATTTAGATGGTGGTTTTGGTTTCAGATTATATGCCTTTATTTGTCGTTGTATTGTCTTAGATATTATAGTGGCAAATATGAGCATATCTTATGCATTTTTATTGAGTTAATCTTTATGTACAGATACGAGTAGTTGAACATGGGCATGAAGGGGTCCTCTAGGAACTAATCTCTGAAAGTATATAAGTTATGAATTTGAGAATCATTCGTGGGGTAATAGATATTGGTGATGACTTTTCACCTAGGTCAAGGTTTATCAGTGGAGTCTGATGGTGATTATACTTTCTTGGTTGTCGTCCCTGATATAGTGATACATCCATGGCACTAATATTGACTAAAGAAATTCTTGGGCGTAATTGCATCACTAGAAGGTGTTCATTGGGGTTCTACGTGGCTTCAGTTATTCAGAGGGCAACCCTATTATCAAATTATGATACAGAATTAGTTGCGAGTGGAAGATCTATAAGTTCTATGATATCAAGTATAAGCTATGAACAGCATCGGAATTCGTCTTCCCAAAACTTTTGTACTGCTGTTCATCCTGAAAGGCTGTGTTGGGAAGGTTCTTCTCGTGCAGCTATGTTGAAAAGGCTCGAAGTAGCCTTGAAGGAGCATCAAGTGAATGAAGTATGGGAATCATTTATTGATTTTAAAAGGTTGCATGGCTTTCCCGAGGGTTTTCTTATTCATAAGCTAATTACTGAACTGTGCTATTCATCTGACCCTTACTGGCTACAAAAAGCATGTGATCTAGTCCTAgtaaatttgagagagagatcaGACTTACTTCAGTCTGATATCTTGACAAAGCTCTCCCTCTCCTTAGCACGCTGTCAAATGCCTAAGCCTGCTACGATGATTCTGCGATTAATGCTGGAGAAAAGGAATTTACCCCCAATGGATCTACTGTGCTTGGTTGCTCTGCATATGGTAAAGACTGAGATCGGGACTCACCTAGCTTCAAATTTCGTAATTCAAATTTGTCATCACTTCCAATGCTTGAGAGCAAAAACGAGTGACCACGCAAAGATGTTGCAACCTGATACAATGATTTTTAACCTCGTTCTTGATGCCTGTGTGAAGTTCAAATTATCTCTGAAAGGCCAGCAGCTCATGGAATTGATGCCTGCAACAGGAGTGGTTGCTGATGCACACTCTATTGTCATTATTGCCCAAATTCATGAATTGAATGGTCAGAGGGAGGAGATAAAGAATTATAAATGTTATATGGATCAGGTTTCAGCTCCATTTGTTCAACATTATCAGCAATTTTATGATAGTTTGTTGAGCTTGCATTTCAAGTTTAATGATGTGGTTGCTGCCAGTGAGCTTATATTACAAATGTGTGATGATCGCAAGTCTTTTCCAATTCAGAGAGACAAGAAGAACTCACAAAGGTCTTATCTTGTTCCAATTGGATCTCATAATCTGAAGTCTGGGTTGAATATGCAGATTTTCCCTGGGCTGCTGCAGAAAGATTCTGTCCTCAAATTAGAAGGTAAACAAGAGCTTGTTATGTATATGAATGGGAAACTTGTTCTCAGCAACAGAGCTCTGGCCAAGCTTATAATCAGATACAAAAAGGATGGGGATATTTCTGAGCTTTCAAAACTTTTactcaaaattcaaaaggattTATGTTCATTAAGAGGATCCAGATTGGGCAATGATGTGATTCACGCTTGCATTCATTTAGGTTGGCTAGAAACTGCTCATGACATTTTAGATGACATGGAAACAGCTGAGGTTCCCATGGGCTATAGTACCTGTATGTCACTCCTGACAGCCTATTACAGAAGAAAAATGTTTCCAGAAGCAAAGGCATTGCTTAAACAGATGAGAAAGGCTGCTTTGCTTGTAAATTTATCTGATGAGATGGTTACCTCGACATGTCTATCAGTAGTAGACTCAACTGCCCTTTGTACAAGCGCATCAATTTCCACCAGTAAATCTGATCTGGCAAATGCTTTGGTTCAGGAAATGAGAGATGAGAAAGAGGAAATTCCTTCCAGGGTTTATCAGTTCAATTCTTCCGTCAACTTTTTTTGCAAGGCCAAAATGATTGATGATGCTCTAAAGACATACAAAAGAATGCTGGAGTTGAAAATTCACCCCACTGAGGTAACTTTTACCTATATGATAAATATGTATTCTTCTCTAGGAATGTTCCGTAATATCACATTCTTGTGGGGGGACATCAAGAGGAATATGGATAATGGAAATTTGGTGGTAAGCAGGGATCTGTATGAGTACCTGCTACTGAACTTTCTCCGTGGTGGTTACTTTGAGAGAGTCATGGAGGTCATTAACTATATGAAGGAGCACAGTATGTTTGCTGACAAGTGGATGTACAGAAGTGAGTTTTTAAAGCTTCATAAGAATCTTTATAGGAACTTGAAGGCATCAGAAGCCAGAACGGATGCTCAGAGGAAAAGACTTGAATATGTTCAGGCATTTAGGAAATGGGCGGGCATTGATTGAATTTCCAAGAGAAGCTTAAAGTACCTGGGAAATTTACTGCAAGATTCTGGCTGCTGTGCCTTTTGGATTATCAGGTGAACAGCGGATAACTGAAAAGTCAACAGGAGATTAAATGAATTCAACTATGCAGACATGAGTGAAAACCAAAGAGCCATTTCTGGTGCATTATGATTCTATTTTCCTTAAAAACCAGTTGCCTCACCAGTTTCCTTTTTGGAACATTTTGCAACATCGAAGAGATGAAAAATGGAGTATATGTGCCTCTCACATGAAATCAAGCCTTCTAATCCGGAATGtctggaagaaggaagaagtctAATGATCATGCAAGCTGGTGCTAATCAATCTATGAAAAGATATGGAGAGACACATCTCGTGTTTTTTACTAGCAACAAATGTTAATTGGCTTAATGACAGTATGTGTCTACTGTCTTGCAAATGCTCCAATCATGAGATATTGTGTTCTCTTTGCTGCTTGACCACTGCTCCGTATTTGTACAGAGTGAGTCAACGACGATGCATGAAGAAGTTGTATAGGCTTACACAGAAATGCAAGGCTGCAATATATGTCTTGGAACATGGTGCAATATGCCTTCTTACTTTGTCTCCCCTTGTGCCAGAGTCCTTTTGTTCTAGTTTAGTAGGTGCTCTACAGATTCTGTTATAGTTGTTGGTTTTTGACTAAGGAGGTTCACGATGGTCACTCGAGTGATGATCACTCTTAATAACTACTTGAAAACAGCTCAGCATCATGTCATTACTTCTGTAGGTTATAATAGTTTCTTCAGGGATCTACTTATGGTGCCGTTCgaaatcataaaacataggcatAAGATCTTAAACCTTTCTATCCCAAAAGAACATAACTTggattgatttttttctttttttgatcagATATGATCGAATATTGGATACAATTAACCAAAGCAGAGAAATTTTCGACtcgattttttttaaattgaaagCAGACAAAGTTATGAActagaagaaaacaaagcttGCTGGCATGAAACCAAAGGCAAGTATCGGCTAAAATGAAAAACCATGAGAGCAGGCCCAAAAGAAATATTATTGTTGTTCAAAACAGATCCCGCCAGTAGAAGGCTCCATATTAGATTTGTTAATTTATTGAGCAAATGGGAGACTTTTTTAATTGGATTTGtaatttattgaatttaataattaatttaCAAGAACAAACATTTCGTTCTTGAAACCATATACAAAGTACAACTCGCTTAGAAAGTAACAGGAGGAAGCACAACGCCTCTTCTTAAATTAACCTAAGGAACGACTCCATCGGATAAACGCATGGATGATCGATCATCTTACCATTTTAGCTTCGCTGGGAAGTACTTGTTAATAAGGGATAAGTAgtaaggcttgaccttgtcgaTATCAACTTGAACTTTGCTCTTGCTGTAGAGGTCATATTTGTTAAAAATATGAAGCCACTTCATATTCTTTCTGTCTTCCTCGTTCATTAGGTGTGTATATGCCCCTGCCTTGTGTAGAGGATAAAATGAGTGATACCGGATAACAAACAATCCAGCCTCCGGCAAAGTTGTCCCGTTTTCCTTGGCAACCATGTACATGTAGTCATCATGACCCCATGAGATCATCACATTTTCTAGTCCACACCCTTCTTTGTAAATTCCATTCTTGTTGTTGTACGCGGGATTTTTGGAATCCGGATTGTCCTTGAAGTACTGCAAAAGCATATTCGTTTGGTGAAACGTAAtttatcattaatgtaattacACATTTCCAAATTCATGTCGACTCCTATTTTTCGTGAATAATGTTATTTCCAGATGTCAGATTATTAACCTTCGTGCATGCATTTTAAGTCACACTTTACGTTTACATTAGGATTTAGGGTTAAGGCTAACTATGTTCCTTCGATATGagttcatcatctttttcttatCATTAATATTCCTCAATGTACTTCAAAAGGGGAAAAAGTTCTCCAAACTAAATATTAGAGGAATACCTTGTGGTGAACGATGGATTCATCAAAAGCGCACCCAAGAGGATGTGTGTCTCCAACAACAGCCCATTGAGGAAGTCCTCCAAATTTAGGAAGAAGAAGCACTTTCCCGAGATCATGAATGAGAGCGGTAAGGTGCAGCCAATCTTCATTCGGATAGTCTTTTCTAATTGCCTCAGCTGTTTGCAACAAATGCTGAATTTGGGGTTCATCCAAATCCGGGTCACTCTCATCCACAACCTCATTCAGGAGCTCACAGCATTCCCATATGCTCATTTGCACTCTATCCAATTTTTTGTACTCCTCTCTCGTCTTTTCTACAAAATCATACGTTTGGTTAATGTGGTTCAAACGATAAAATTCCTCCACACCTTTCTGCCTCTCACTTTCTGCGTTATAATCCCTGCAGTAAAGCAATTTAGTATATATAGTCAGACATTATATTTGCAAATAACATGTCAAACTTTAGTTCATGATGGAATATCCAACCCGTTGTGTACATAAAACCATGATGCTAGGTTTATCATATGAACTAATAGTACATGTACCTGAATGACTGGCCAAATGCATTGATATCAGGAGCAACAAATGCATCGCTTGATTTCACAACTTTATTGTTTCGCTCAGGCTGCTTGGTGATAGCCATTTTTAATGATCTTCGAAATTCAAATGAACGAAACACAGAAAAGCGAGAGGAGAAAAACTGGTTCTAAGCAAGTAATGGTTATGTTAGAATACGTTGCTACAACCAATATTTATAGTTCTACAGAATGTCCATCCATGGAAAAAAGAAGCCGTTGAATTCCTTAACTTGGAAAGTATCAGTCGCTAGATCGGGTTTATCCAACCTGTCTGAACGAAATGTTCAAATATAGTtactaaatataaaaaaaggatAAGAGATTTGCCCATAATGGGAAATTtgagccaatttttttttttaattggataacGTTAATTTTAACAACTCTGCAAATTATAGAAAACTGGTAACTATTTTATCCAACATAGGATTAAATTGGAAAAAATAGAATATTACTAGTAATTGTTAGAGTATATTCAGTTTTGTGAACTATTTTTAGCGGCAAATTGTTAACCGGTTAGCTATTAATTGAACTTCTTAACTGAACACCGTACCTCATATTGATAAAACCATCAGAACAACATCGCGCTGATTCTTCTAATATATATGCCAACATTTCTTCTATTCTATTAGCACGATATCCATTCTGTTTGTTATTCGTATAGTGTGTTGTGTTATTTTGTGTCAAAAAATAATCAACTAATTGTTCGTGGTGAAAATTAGAGTGGTAACGAAAAGGATACTATAAAATTATAGTTGACCATAAAATGTCACCCCTCACCCCCTTTGATTCCTATTTTTGGGAATGGGGTTTTTtaggtttgttttttttcttgtagGCTCGTTTGCTtgtatttttgacattttctttTCTAGACCTTGATGAGGCTTGATCAGAAATGGCATAGCTACTTTTCAGTATTCATTGGTCCATCAAAATCTTGCTCCACACCCAGCTACTTTACTCAACTATCATGATGACCAGAGTTCTTTTTGGAGCCCAAGAAGGAATTCCGACAGTTCAGAATTGAACCTAATTTGATCttatattaaaacaaaaattatggaCGTACCTTTTGCAAGAATGAATTGCGGGCAAAGGTGTCCCattaactttttcttttattacatCAACATCTCAATAATTATAACTAGTCTTGTGTCAAACTTCGACTTTCCACTTATGAAAAGAAGACACATGTTATTAGACTAAATGGTACCGAGCGTTCTATTAGTTTTTCTATTTCATCTTTaataaaaataactaaaataTATTGCATTCAGAGTAGTCATGTGAATGACACCATTAATCAGAGAAGAGAATATCACATGTCCTCAAATTTCCAATCACATTTCCAATCACAACCGTGTTCCACTAATAATAATCTGACATGTGTCATCCCAATCAACAA contains these protein-coding regions:
- the LOC112176767 gene encoding pentatricopeptide repeat-containing protein At4g17616, with translation MALILTKEILGRNCITRRCSLGFYVASVIQRATLLSNYDTELVASGRSISSMISSISYEQHRNSSSQNFCTAVHPERLCWEGSSRAAMLKRLEVALKEHQVNEVWESFIDFKRLHGFPEGFLIHKLITELCYSSDPYWLQKACDLVLVNLRERSDLLQSDILTKLSLSLARCQMPKPATMILRLMLEKRNLPPMDLLCLVALHMVKTEIGTHLASNFVIQICHHFQCLRAKTSDHAKMLQPDTMIFNLVLDACVKFKLSLKGQQLMELMPATGVVADAHSIVIIAQIHELNGQREEIKNYKCYMDQVSAPFVQHYQQFYDSLLSLHFKFNDVVAASELILQMCDDRKSFPIQRDKKNSQRSYLVPIGSHNLKSGLNMQIFPGLLQKDSVLKLEGKQELVMYMNGKLVLSNRALAKLIIRYKKDGDISELSKLLLKIQKDLCSLRGSRLGNDVIHACIHLGWLETAHDILDDMETAEVPMGYSTCMSLLTAYYRRKMFPEAKALLKQMRKAALLVNLSDEMVTSTCLSVVDSTALCTSASISTSKSDLANALVQEMRDEKEEIPSRVYQFNSSVNFFCKAKMIDDALKTYKRMLELKIHPTEVTFTYMINMYSSLGMFRNITFLWGDIKRNMDNGNLVVSRDLYEYLLLNFLRGGYFERVMEVINYMKEHSMFADKWMYRSEFLKLHKNLYRNLKASEARTDAQRKRLEYVQAFRKWAGID
- the LOC112180888 gene encoding inositol oxygenase 2, translating into MAITKQPERNNKVVKSSDAFVAPDINAFGQSFRDYNAESERQKGVEEFYRLNHINQTYDFVEKTREEYKKLDRVQMSIWECCELLNEVVDESDPDLDEPQIQHLLQTAEAIRKDYPNEDWLHLTALIHDLGKVLLLPKFGGLPQWAVVGDTHPLGCAFDESIVHHKYFKDNPDSKNPAYNNKNGIYKEGCGLENVMISWGHDDYMYMVAKENGTTLPEAGLFVIRYHSFYPLHKAGAYTHLMNEEDRKNMKWLHIFNKYDLYSKSKVQVDIDKVKPYYLSLINKYFPAKLKW